One Campylobacter sputorum subsp. sputorum DNA segment encodes these proteins:
- a CDS encoding DNA adenine methylase, which produces MKKTIENNSFLTDQIITYLGNKRSLLNFIESGINIAKNELNKKKLSCVDIFSGSGIVARFLKAHSNFLVANDLELYSKIINECYLTNVNLELQKDIDINFKILNKKIKENLQPGFISELYAPKNDDFITKGERVFYTQYNANFIDTTRSEISKLPNDMHKFFLAPLLYLASNHTNTSGVFKGFYKDKNGVGKFGGMGENALKRICYKMHLIKPIFSNFSCDFNVYQKDANTLAKELDSFDLCYIDPPYNQHPYGSNYFMLNLIASYQKPQEISEISGIPKDWNRSNYNKKAVAKEAFCDLIKHLKAKFILVSYNNEGIISKDEFINTLKKFGKVKILEQEYNAFRASRNLNSRDIYVKEHLYILRKNI; this is translated from the coding sequence ATGAAAAAAACCATAGAAAACAATAGCTTTTTAACAGATCAAATCATAACATATCTTGGAAATAAAAGATCGCTTTTAAATTTTATAGAAAGCGGCATAAATATAGCAAAAAACGAGCTTAACAAAAAAAAACTAAGTTGCGTTGATATATTTAGCGGAAGCGGCATAGTTGCTAGGTTTTTAAAGGCACACTCTAATTTTTTAGTTGCAAATGATTTAGAACTTTACTCAAAAATCATAAATGAGTGTTATTTAACAAATGTAAATTTAGAACTACAAAAAGATATAGACATAAATTTTAAAATACTAAATAAAAAAATAAAAGAAAATTTACAACCAGGATTTATAAGTGAGCTTTATGCACCAAAAAACGATGATTTTATCACAAAAGGCGAAAGAGTTTTTTATACTCAATATAATGCAAATTTCATAGATACCACAAGAAGCGAAATATCAAAACTTCCTAATGATATGCATAAATTTTTCTTAGCACCACTTTTATACCTTGCAAGCAATCACACAAATACAAGCGGCGTTTTTAAGGGTTTTTATAAAGATAAAAATGGTGTTGGTAAATTTGGAGGAATGGGCGAAAACGCACTTAAGCGAATTTGCTATAAAATGCATCTTATAAAGCCGATTTTTTCAAATTTTAGTTGTGATTTTAATGTTTATCAAAAAGATGCAAATACTCTAGCAAAAGAGCTCGATAGTTTTGATCTTTGCTACATAGATCCGCCTTACAATCAACATCCATATGGCTCAAATTATTTTATGCTAAATTTAATAGCGTCTTATCAAAAACCACAAGAAATTTCTGAAATTTCAGGAATACCAAAAGACTGGAATAGAAGTAATTACAACAAAAAAGCAGTAGCAAAAGAGGCTTTTTGCGATCTTATAAAACATCTAAAAGCGAAATTTATTTTAGTTTCTTATAATAACGAAGGAATTATTTCAAAAGATGAATTTATAAATACTCTTAAAAAATTTGGAAAAGTAAAAATTTTAGAGCAAGAATACAACGCATTTCGCGCTAGCAGAAATTTAAACAGCAGAGATATTTATGTAAAAGAGCATCTTTATATTTTAAGGAAAAATATATGA
- a CDS encoding type II restriction endonuclease encodes MINEQKFEDFLNSLQKTNANLSFFVDFEKCCTNVNKISMKLHSLNYLLGKYNLKEAINELFFENKDCFSVLNLLIAVRDGNTVLINNDAEFIKLNTYFKDPNQIYEFFCQTGLSEIFINSKITNLNDYVFGIEIGLDTNARKNRGGKNFANLIGSIFKQNNLNFDSEVSTNNLNIQTTTDKKIFDFVVYADKVNYLVEVNFYNTGGSKLNEVARSYIEISKRISIYPNFRFVWITDGLGWLSAKNKLEEAYKSIEIYNLSNLNHFIEKVKSEI; translated from the coding sequence ATAATTAACGAACAAAAATTTGAAGATTTTTTAAATTCTTTACAAAAAACAAATGCAAATTTATCTTTTTTTGTAGATTTTGAAAAATGTTGTACAAATGTAAATAAAATTTCAATGAAACTTCATAGCTTAAATTATCTTTTGGGTAAATATAATTTAAAAGAAGCTATAAATGAGTTGTTTTTTGAAAATAAAGATTGTTTTTCAGTATTAAATTTACTGATTGCCGTAAGAGATGGTAATACTGTTTTAATAAACAATGATGCAGAATTTATAAAATTAAATACTTATTTTAAAGATCCTAATCAAATTTATGAGTTTTTTTGCCAAACAGGGCTTAGTGAAATTTTTATTAATTCTAAAATTACAAATTTAAATGATTATGTTTTTGGTATTGAGATTGGACTTGATACAAATGCTAGAAAAAATAGAGGTGGTAAAAATTTTGCAAATTTAATAGGTAGTATTTTTAAGCAAAATAACTTAAATTTTGATAGCGAAGTTAGTACTAATAACTTAAACATACAAACAACTACAGATAAAAAAATTTTCGATTTTGTAGTATATGCAGATAAAGTCAACTATTTAGTTGAGGTAAACTTCTATAACACTGGCGGATCAAAACTAAATGAAGTTGCAAGGTCATATATAGAGATCTCTAAAAGAATCTCTATATATCCAAATTTTAGATTCGTATGGATAACCGATGGACTTGGTTGGTTAAGTGCTAAAAATAAATTAGAAGAAGCCTATAAAAGCATTGAAATTTATAATTTATCAAATTTAAATCATTTCATAGAAAAGGTAAAAAGTGAAATTTAA
- a CDS encoding CZB domain-containing protein has translation MVDFKSKFAIYISNSRNLMDNAIKSFQILAKLDHALFKINGYGKILTDNVELMSDHQNCRLGKWYSGIGKDVYGKLPSFVKIENPHKNVHDLINESLELYAKKENFNQIILNLQNAEIQTKEPFKYFNELIKENEKINSL, from the coding sequence ATGGTGGATTTTAAGTCAAAATTTGCTATTTATATCTCAAATTCTAGAAATCTTATGGATAATGCTATAAAAAGTTTTCAAATTTTAGCAAAACTAGATCATGCTCTTTTTAAAATAAACGGCTATGGAAAAATTTTAACAGATAATGTTGAATTAATGAGTGATCATCAAAATTGTCGTCTTGGAAAATGGTATAGTGGTATTGGCAAGGATGTTTATGGCAAACTGCCTTCATTTGTAAAAATAGAAAATCCTCATAAAAATGTGCATGATTTGATAAATGAATCATTAGAGTTGTATGCCAAGAAAGAAAATTTTAATCAAATTATTTTAAATTTACAAAATGCAGAAATTCAAACAAAAGAGCCGTTTAAATATTTTAATGAACTAATCAAAGAAAATGAAAAGATAAATAGCCTATAA
- a CDS encoding Jag N-terminal domain-containing protein, with product MKKFEAPTLQEAISKASLELNCSILDLEYNILQNSNSGFFGFFKKSAIIEAINKNEKQNNKENHKSTQKHTKEFSNEKRKNHKKKSIKTNQDTATNANVENLNNEVKNSDKKTKNHTESKTSIDKDKVNSLVDNFYNISKNADEENRSNLKQDRKNIPLETINEIKKGLELLFSNNCFNINKIEVSEYSKDCVLINLDGEDAALLIGKEGYRYKALSYLLFNWINNKFNLSIRLEIAEFLKTQEERISIYTQSVIQRVEKNGYAQTKILDGVLIKIALEQLRAKFPEKYVGIKTSNNGKFIVVNDFIKKHE from the coding sequence ATGAAAAAATTTGAAGCTCCAACTTTACAAGAAGCCATAAGTAAAGCTTCTTTGGAACTTAATTGTTCTATACTAGATTTAGAGTATAATATTTTACAAAATTCAAATAGCGGTTTTTTTGGCTTTTTTAAAAAATCAGCTATCATAGAAGCCATAAATAAAAACGAAAAACAAAACAATAAAGAAAACCACAAATCTACACAAAAACATACAAAAGAATTTAGTAATGAAAAAAGAAAAAATCATAAGAAAAAATCCATAAAAACCAACCAAGATACCGCCACAAATGCAAATGTAGAAAATTTAAATAATGAAGTTAAAAATAGTGATAAAAAAACAAAAAATCATACTGAAAGCAAAACTTCTATAGATAAAGATAAAGTAAATTCTTTGGTTGATAATTTTTATAACATTTCTAAAAATGCAGACGAAGAAAACAGATCAAATTTAAAACAAGATAGAAAAAACATACCATTAGAAACTATTAATGAAATAAAAAAAGGTCTTGAGCTACTATTTTCAAATAACTGCTTTAACATAAATAAAATAGAAGTTAGTGAATATAGCAAAGATTGTGTGCTTATAAATTTAGACGGAGAAGATGCTGCACTTTTAATAGGAAAAGAAGGATATAGGTATAAAGCATTATCATATCTACTTTTTAACTGGATAAACAATAAATTTAACCTTTCTATAAGACTTGAAATAGCTGAGTTTTTAAAAACACAAGAAGAGAGAATTTCCATTTATACTCAAAGCGTAATTCAAAGAGTAGAAAAAAATGGCTATGCTCAAACTAAAATTTTAGATGGAGTTCTTATAAAAATTGCACTAGAACAACTCAGAGCGAAATTTCCAGAAAAATATGTCGGCATAAAAACATCTAATAATGGTAAATTTATAGTTGTAAATGATTTTATAAAAAAACATGAATGA
- the mnmE gene encoding tRNA uridine-5-carboxymethylaminomethyl(34) synthesis GTPase MnmE, whose protein sequence is MNDTITAIATAYGVGAVCIVRLSGSNSLSLAAKLTKNKNLKPRHATLCDIFLSNGEFIDEGIVIYFKAPYSFTGEDVIEFQMHGGIVIADTIVNELISLGARLASPGEFSKRAFLNDKMDLSKAENIQSMINAKSQNAIKILARTMHGELKEFVDSLRNELTKTLAYVETCIDYAEDDLPPEILTQTMNLLNKNIEKLTQIINISEQRQGLIDGFKIAIIGKPNVGKSSILNSMLKFNRAITSDIAGTTRDTIQESIKIGTHLVKIIDTAGIRNSDDNIENIGISHSINAANEADIIIAVFDSSKKSDKEDMEILEICKKSGKEILNVLNKNDLEFKFDLELKNPIKISAKANTDDILKNLEIYLNTKNYDGLMLSSNRQIISSKNTLNSLKNAKELLNEFELELFAFEINEAIMSISSITKPFERSEILDEMFSNFCLGK, encoded by the coding sequence ATGAATGATACAATTACTGCAATCGCAACCGCTTATGGAGTTGGTGCGGTTTGCATAGTTAGGCTTAGCGGATCAAATTCTCTAAGTCTAGCTGCAAAACTTACAAAAAATAAAAATCTAAAACCAAGACACGCTACACTATGCGATATTTTTTTATCCAATGGAGAATTTATAGACGAAGGTATAGTTATATACTTTAAAGCTCCATATAGCTTTACTGGAGAAGATGTAATCGAGTTTCAAATGCATGGTGGAATCGTTATAGCTGACACAATAGTAAATGAACTTATAAGTCTTGGAGCAAGACTTGCTAGTCCTGGTGAGTTTAGCAAAAGAGCGTTTTTAAATGATAAAATGGATTTAAGCAAAGCTGAAAATATCCAAAGTATGATAAATGCAAAAAGCCAAAACGCTATTAAAATACTAGCAAGAACTATGCATGGCGAACTTAAGGAATTTGTAGATTCTTTAAGAAATGAACTTACTAAAACTTTGGCATATGTTGAGACTTGCATTGATTATGCAGAAGATGATTTACCACCAGAAATTCTTACTCAAACTATGAATTTATTAAACAAAAATATAGAAAAATTAACCCAAATTATAAACATTAGCGAACAAAGACAAGGCTTGATAGATGGCTTTAAAATAGCCATTATAGGCAAGCCAAATGTAGGAAAAAGCTCTATTTTAAACTCTATGCTTAAATTTAATCGTGCTATAACAAGCGATATAGCAGGAACCACGCGTGATACTATACAAGAAAGTATAAAAATAGGTACCCATTTAGTAAAAATAATAGACACAGCAGGCATTAGAAATAGCGATGATAATATAGAAAACATAGGGATATCGCACTCTATAAACGCAGCAAATGAAGCAGATATCATCATAGCCGTTTTTGATAGTAGCAAAAAAAGCGATAAAGAAGATATGGAAATTTTGGAAATTTGCAAAAAATCTGGTAAAGAAATTTTAAATGTATTAAATAAAAATGATTTAGAGTTCAAATTTGATTTAGAGCTAAAAAATCCCATAAAAATATCTGCAAAAGCAAACACTGATGACATTTTAAAAAATTTAGAAATATATTTAAATACTAAAAATTACGATGGGCTTATGCTTAGTTCAAACCGCCAAATAATATCTAGTAAAAATACACTAAATTCTTTAAAAAATGCAAAAGAGCTTTTAAATGAATTTGAACTTGAGCTTTTTGCATTTGAGATAAATGAAGCGATTATGAGCATTTCTTCTATAACAAAACCATTTGAAAGAAGTGAGATATTAGATGAAATGTTTAGTAATTTTTGCTTAGGCAAATAA
- a CDS encoding DnaJ domain-containing protein gives MNLLLFIGAVFFAFWLIAGGTKNFTYQQNKRKFSYEEAVYIVSLLAKITKSDGRVSAKEANLVSQILTDITNALNGSNTTRENLKRVFNAQKMDLSNTFKLALEYKIKFNLSEVECMQKIYSLLNIVYVDGEITDDEIKIITKIADGFSINQDILKQIISSFDRSFTNKNAKENSKKSPYEILGVDKNTDFNDIKKAYRELAKKYHPDILMGKGENDEAVQNGTKKLQEINEAYESLKKIHKQ, from the coding sequence GTGAATTTACTTCTTTTTATAGGTGCTGTATTTTTCGCTTTTTGGCTTATAGCTGGTGGAACAAAAAACTTTACTTATCAGCAAAATAAAAGAAAATTTAGTTACGAAGAAGCTGTTTATATCGTATCACTTTTAGCTAAAATAACAAAAAGCGATGGCAGAGTAAGTGCAAAAGAGGCAAATTTAGTAAGCCAAATTCTCACAGATATCACAAATGCACTAAATGGTTCAAATACAACAAGAGAGAATTTAAAAAGAGTTTTCAATGCTCAAAAAATGGATCTTAGCAACACATTCAAACTAGCATTAGAATATAAAATCAAATTTAATCTTAGCGAAGTTGAATGTATGCAAAAGATATATTCACTACTAAATATAGTTTATGTTGATGGCGAAATAACTGATGATGAGATAAAAATAATTACAAAAATAGCAGATGGTTTTAGTATAAATCAAGACATATTAAAACAGATAATTAGCAGTTTTGATAGAAGTTTTACAAATAAAAATGCAAAAGAAAACTCCAAAAAATCTCCTTATGAAATTTTAGGAGTGGATAAAAACACTGATTTTAACGATATTAAAAAAGCATACAGAGAGCTTGCTAAAAAATACCACCCAGATATATTAATGGGAAAAGGTGAAAATGATGAAGCCGTACAAAATGGCACAAAAAAACTTCAAGAGATAAACGAAGCTTATGAAAGCTTAAAAAAGATACATAAGCAATGA
- a CDS encoding NUDIX domain-containing protein, which produces MDTNITNFKITSLKSDKFIKLFSVEFTQNGVNRTWDCIDIHDSVSVLLYHKSKNAFLLVKQFRPPLWHYQMKNGIKSDEPGFSYELCSGIMDKGIDAKQTAIEEVEEETGFRVSNLQHIITTYASFGVSSNKQSLFFAFIDDDMKVSNGGGIDDESIELVYIEKNKAMSFAYDESKAKAASLIFAFMWFFENNMKSA; this is translated from the coding sequence ATGGATACTAATATAACAAATTTTAAAATAACTAGCTTGAAAAGTGATAAATTTATAAAACTATTTAGTGTTGAATTTACTCAAAATGGCGTAAATAGAACTTGGGATTGCATAGATATACACGATAGTGTTTCTGTATTGCTTTATCATAAAAGTAAAAATGCGTTTTTGCTTGTAAAGCAGTTTCGTCCGCCACTTTGGCACTATCAAATGAAAAATGGTATCAAAAGTGATGAGCCTGGTTTTTCGTATGAATTATGCTCTGGCATAATGGATAAAGGCATAGATGCGAAACAAACAGCCATTGAAGAAGTTGAAGAAGAAACTGGATTTAGGGTAAGTAATTTGCAACATATCATTACAACTTACGCATCGTTTGGCGTTTCATCAAATAAACAAAGTCTGTTTTTTGCTTTTATTGATGATGATATGAAAGTATCAAATGGCGGCGGTATTGATGATGAAAGCATAGAGTTGGTTTATATAGAGAAAAATAAAGCTATGAGTTTTGCTTATGATGAAAGCAAGGCAAAAGCGGCTAGTTTGATATTTGCTTTTATGTGGTTTTTTGAAAATAATATGAAAAGTGCTTGA
- the purH gene encoding bifunctional phosphoribosylaminoimidazolecarboxamide formyltransferase/IMP cyclohydrolase — MRALLSVSDKDGIVEFAKELENLGYEILSTGGTYKLLKENGIKAVEVSDFTKSPEMFEGRVKTLHPKIHGGILYKRYNENHVKQAGEFGVLGIDLVCVNLYPFKATIARTDDFEEIIENIDIGGPTMVRSAAKNFKDVLIVTDILDYENIINMLKTGSVDYEFRRDLMIKAYEHTASYDAMIANYMNKRFNSGFGAKKFITGSKVFDTRYGENPHQKGALYEFDNHFTQNFKALKGEASFNNLTDIHGALMLATSFGDAPAVAICKHANPCGFAIKENLLQSYIEALKCDPVSAYGGVIAINGTLDKELALKLHEKGTFMEVIIAANVTDEALEVFSDKKRTKIFTQENKFLERNDETFDFKHVDGGFVYQERDFVKDDEVKNAKCVTTREANQSEFTDMQMAWKIAALTKSNCVVYVKDSAMVAIGMGMTSRVDAARAAVAKAKDMGLDLQGCTLASEAFFPFRDSIDIAAKVGVKTVIQPGGSIRDDEVIKAANEAGIAMYFTGIRHFLH; from the coding sequence ATGAGAGCATTGCTTAGCGTTAGCGACAAAGATGGTATAGTTGAGTTTGCAAAAGAACTCGAAAACCTAGGTTATGAAATTTTAAGCACAGGTGGCACATATAAGCTTTTAAAAGAAAATGGTATAAAAGCCGTAGAAGTTAGCGATTTTACAAAAAGCCCAGAAATGTTTGAAGGCAGAGTTAAAACTCTTCATCCAAAAATTCATGGCGGAATTTTATACAAAAGATACAATGAAAATCATGTAAAACAAGCGGGGGAATTCGGGGTTCTTGGCATAGATTTAGTATGTGTAAATTTATATCCATTTAAAGCAACCATAGCTAGAACCGATGATTTTGAAGAGATTATAGAAAATATAGATATCGGCGGACCAACTATGGTTAGAAGTGCTGCTAAAAATTTCAAAGATGTTTTGATAGTTACAGATATACTTGATTATGAAAACATTATAAATATGCTAAAAACTGGCAGTGTTGATTACGAATTTAGAAGAGACCTTATGATAAAAGCTTACGAGCATACCGCTAGTTATGACGCTATGATAGCAAATTATATGAATAAAAGATTTAACTCAGGCTTTGGTGCTAAAAAATTCATAACTGGCTCAAAAGTATTTGATACAAGATATGGCGAAAATCCTCATCAAAAAGGGGCTTTATACGAGTTTGACAACCATTTTACTCAAAATTTTAAAGCCTTAAAAGGTGAGGCTAGTTTTAACAATCTTACCGATATTCACGGAGCTTTAATGCTTGCAACTAGCTTTGGAGATGCACCAGCTGTTGCTATTTGCAAACATGCAAATCCTTGCGGTTTTGCCATAAAAGAAAATTTACTTCAAAGCTACATAGAGGCTCTAAAATGCGACCCCGTATCGGCTTATGGTGGTGTTATAGCGATAAATGGCACACTAGATAAAGAACTTGCATTAAAACTTCACGAAAAAGGCACTTTTATGGAAGTTATTATCGCAGCAAATGTAACAGATGAAGCATTAGAGGTTTTTAGCGATAAAAAAAGAACCAAAATTTTCACGCAAGAAAATAAATTCCTAGAAAGAAACGACGAAACATTTGATTTTAAACATGTAGATGGCGGATTTGTCTATCAAGAGCGTGATTTTGTTAAAGACGATGAAGTAAAAAATGCCAAATGCGTTACTACTAGAGAAGCTAATCAAAGTGAATTTACCGATATGCAAATGGCGTGGAAAATAGCCGCTCTTACAAAATCAAACTGCGTTGTTTATGTAAAAGATAGTGCAATGGTAGCAATCGGTATGGGTATGACAAGTAGAGTAGATGCAGCAAGAGCTGCTGTTGCCAAAGCTAAAGATATGGGGCTTGATTTACAAGGATGCACACTTGCAAGTGAAGCGTTTTTCCCATTTAGAGATAGCATTGATATAGCAGCAAAAGTTGGTGTAAAAACAGTTATCCAACCAGGTGGATCAATCCGTGATGATGAAGTTATAAAAGCTGCAAATGAAGCTGGTATAGCTATGTATTTTACGGGAATTCGCCATTTCTTACATTAG
- a CDS encoding DNA-methyltransferase has translation MKFNNFISNDKKFTIYQGDTFEILPNLDKKFDLIFADPPYFLSNDGLSIQSGKIVSVNKGEWDKDVDDIDKFNYKWLKLAKEKLNNNGSIMISGTYHNIFSIGRMLQKLDYKILNIITWQKTNPPPNFSCRYLTHSTEQIIWARKSQKHKHIFNYELMKKINDNKQMKDVWAFPAIAPWEKTNGKHPTQKPLALLIRLILMASYENSLILDPFSGSSTTGIAANLLNRNFIGIEKEKEFINMSLKRKDEIDFDKKNILKKINDLNLIKE, from the coding sequence GTGAAATTTAATAATTTTATCAGTAACGATAAAAAATTTACTATTTATCAAGGCGATACTTTCGAGATTTTACCAAATCTTGACAAAAAATTTGATCTTATTTTTGCAGATCCGCCTTATTTTTTATCAAATGATGGACTAAGTATTCAAAGCGGCAAAATAGTTAGTGTAAATAAAGGCGAATGGGATAAAGATGTTGACGATATTGATAAATTTAATTACAAATGGCTAAAATTAGCAAAAGAAAAACTAAATAATAATGGTTCAATTATGATAAGCGGAACTTATCATAATATCTTTTCTATCGGACGAATGCTTCAAAAGTTAGATTATAAAATCCTAAATATCATAACTTGGCAAAAGACAAATCCGCCACCAAATTTTAGTTGTCGCTATCTTACGCACTCAACCGAGCAAATTATTTGGGCTAGAAAAAGCCAAAAACACAAACATATTTTCAATTATGAACTTATGAAAAAAATAAATGATAATAAGCAGATGAAAGATGTTTGGGCGTTTCCAGCTATTGCCCCTTGGGAAAAAACTAATGGCAAACACCCTACACAAAAACCACTTGCTTTGCTTATTAGACTTATTTTAATGGCTAGTTATGAAAATAGTTTGATTTTAGATCCATTTAGTGGAAGTAGCACAACTGGTATTGCGGCAAATTTACTAAATAGAAATTTTATAGGCATAGAAAAAGAAAAAGAATTTATAAATATGAGCTTAAAAAGAAAAGACGAAATAGATTTTGATAAAAAAAATATTTTAAAAAAAATAAATGATTTAAATTTAATAAAGGAGTAA
- the purL gene encoding phosphoribosylformylglycinamidine synthase subunit PurL — translation MDQNTIKAHKISDDEYKKILEILGREPNFLELGIFSAMWSEHCSYKSSKKYLNGFPTKAPWVIQGPGENAGVIDIGNGMAAIFKMESHNHPSFIEPFQGAATGVGGILRDIFTMGARVEANMNSLRFGNISSQDNTSKHQRYLVKGVVSGIAHYGNCMGIPTIGGEVSFDESFNGNILVNAFALGICKSDEIFYGKAEGIGNPVIYVGSKTGRDGLGGAVMASDSFNETNKSLRPTVQVGDPFAEKLLMEACLELFKTDYIIGIQDMGAAGLTSSSFEMAGRSGSGMKLYLDKVPMRETGMTPYELMLSESQERMLICAKKGYEDKIKAIFAKWDLDAEVIGEVTNSGNMELFWKGELAGIIPINPLSEAAPILDRPTKKPQYLENIKKIDFSNLKNIDNNTAFDMLLKDPHILNKSFIYDQYDANVGTNCIKKPGFLGAAALRVKENGAGISMAMECNTRYNYINPKIGAAAAVATAGRKVAMSGATPLAITDCLNYGNPLNEEVMWQFAQGCEGIKEACKELNTPVVSGNVSLYNETDGISIQPTPAIVTVGVNKNANNLLPSVFQNIEKSVYLLGETKGNFAGSLYMKTLYNEVNGELCELDYNQEKALWNLVIKANELELLECANSVGIGGIAMSLAKMSCVSNIGIDAKIEFNDDKFIFDESFSRAIVCAKNDDKFINLAKEFGVKITKIGITCKDKFRLNDINKNLKDIQEIYFNEFAKIVTKED, via the coding sequence ATGGATCAAAATACCATTAAAGCACACAAAATTAGTGATGATGAGTATAAAAAAATTTTAGAAATATTAGGTCGTGAGCCAAATTTTCTCGAACTTGGCATATTTTCTGCAATGTGGAGCGAGCATTGTTCTTATAAATCTAGTAAAAAATATCTAAATGGTTTTCCAACCAAAGCTCCTTGGGTTATTCAAGGTCCAGGTGAAAATGCAGGCGTTATAGATATAGGTAACGGAATGGCTGCAATTTTCAAAATGGAAAGTCACAATCATCCTAGTTTTATTGAGCCATTTCAAGGTGCTGCAACAGGAGTTGGCGGTATTTTAAGAGATATTTTTACAATGGGTGCAAGAGTTGAAGCAAATATGAACTCTTTACGCTTTGGAAATATATCATCTCAAGACAATACGAGCAAACACCAAAGATATCTGGTTAAAGGTGTAGTAAGCGGGATAGCTCATTATGGAAATTGTATGGGAATTCCTACTATTGGTGGCGAAGTTAGTTTTGATGAGAGCTTTAATGGAAATATACTTGTAAATGCATTTGCTCTTGGAATTTGCAAAAGTGATGAAATTTTTTATGGAAAAGCAGAAGGTATCGGAAATCCTGTAATTTATGTTGGATCAAAAACTGGTAGAGATGGACTTGGTGGTGCAGTTATGGCTAGTGATAGCTTTAACGAAACAAACAAATCCCTTCGTCCAACAGTTCAAGTTGGAGATCCTTTTGCAGAAAAACTTTTGATGGAAGCTTGTTTGGAGCTTTTCAAAACTGATTATATCATAGGAATCCAAGATATGGGTGCAGCTGGTCTTACAAGTTCTAGCTTTGAAATGGCAGGAAGAAGCGGAAGCGGTATGAAACTATACCTTGATAAAGTTCCAATGCGTGAAACCGGTATGACACCTTATGAATTAATGCTTAGCGAATCCCAGGAAAGAATGCTAATTTGTGCTAAAAAAGGCTATGAAGATAAGATAAAAGCCATATTTGCCAAATGGGACTTAGACGCTGAGGTTATAGGAGAAGTTACAAACAGCGGAAATATGGAGCTTTTTTGGAAAGGAGAGTTAGCAGGAATTATACCTATAAATCCATTAAGCGAAGCTGCTCCGATTCTTGATCGTCCAACAAAAAAACCGCAGTATCTAGAAAATATCAAAAAAATAGATTTTTCAAATTTAAAAAATATAGACAACAATACAGCTTTTGATATGCTTTTAAAAGATCCACATATCTTAAACAAATCTTTTATTTACGATCAATACGATGCAAATGTCGGCACAAACTGCATAAAAAAACCAGGATTTTTAGGAGCAGCAGCACTAAGAGTTAAAGAAAATGGAGCTGGTATATCTATGGCAATGGAGTGCAACACAAGATATAACTATATCAATCCAAAAATAGGAGCAGCAGCAGCGGTTGCAACAGCTGGTAGAAAAGTAGCGATGAGCGGTGCAACACCTCTTGCGATAACAGATTGTCTAAACTATGGAAATCCCTTAAATGAAGAAGTTATGTGGCAGTTTGCACAAGGTTGTGAGGGTATAAAAGAAGCTTGTAAAGAGCTAAATACGCCTGTTGTAAGCGGAAATGTTAGTTTGTATAATGAAACAGATGGCATTAGCATACAACCAACTCCAGCTATAGTAACAGTTGGGGTAAATAAAAATGCAAATAATCTACTCCCATCTGTTTTTCAAAACATAGAAAAAAGCGTGTATTTACTAGGCGAAACAAAAGGTAATTTCGCTGGTTCGCTGTATATGAAAACACTTTATAATGAAGTAAATGGCGAACTTTGCGAACTAGATTATAATCAAGAAAAAGCTTTATGGAATCTTGTAATAAAAGCAAATGAACTTGAACTTCTTGAGTGTGCAAACTCTGTTGGTATAGGCGGAATTGCGATGAGTTTAGCCAAAATGAGTTGTGTTTCAAATATCGGAATTGATGCTAAAATAGAATTTAATGATGATAAATTTATCTTTGATGAAAGTTTTTCAAGAGCGATAGTTTGTGCAAAAAATGATGATAAATTTATCAATTTAGCAAAAGAATTTGGCGTAAAAATAACAAAAATAGGAATAACTTGTAAAGATAAATTTAGGCTAAATGATATAAATAAAAATTTAAAAGATATACAAGAAATTTATTTTAATGAGTTTGCAAAAATAGTGACAAAAGAGGATTAG